One window of the Pseudochaenichthys georgianus chromosome 21, fPseGeo1.2, whole genome shotgun sequence genome contains the following:
- the LOC117466205 gene encoding uncharacterized protein, translating into MTMGKIIFYEDRNFQGSQYETSSDCPELTSYLTRCHSCRVESGSFMVYDCPNYMGNQYFMKRGEYSDYMSMMGMSDCIRSCRTIPMHRGSYKMRIYERENFGGQMNEMNEDCNNIQERYRMSDCQSCNVMDGNWLMYEQPNFRGKMMYMRPGEYKSFREMGMNGQRFMSMRRIMDSFNMGKITFYEEKNFQGRSYECMSDCSDMSSYLSRSQSCRVESGCFMVYDRNSYMGNQFFMKRGEYSDFMNMMGMSNGIRSCRMIPMHRGQFRMKIYEKENFGGQSHEMMEDCDNIMERYRMNECQSCNVMDGHWLMYEQPQFRGKMMYMRPGEYKNFMDMGMSGMKFMSMRRIMDMC; encoded by the exons ATGACCATGGGCAAG atAATTTTCTACGAGGACAGGAACTTCCAGGGTAGTCAATATGAGACCAGCAGCGACTGCCCTGAGCTGACCTCCTACCTGACCAGGTGTCACTCCTGCAGGGTGGAGAGCGGCAGCTTCATGGTCTACGACTGCCCCAACTACATGGGAAACCAGTACTTCATGAAGAGGGGCGAGTACTCCGACTACATGAGCATGATGGGAATGTCCGACTGCATCAGGTCTTGCCGTACCATCCCCATG CACAGAGGATCCTACAAGATGAGGATCTACGAGAGAGAGAACTTCGGTGGTCAGATGAATGAGATGAATGAGGACTGCAACAACATCCAGGAGCGTTACCGCATGTCCGACTGCCAGTCCTGCAACGTGATGGACGGAAACTGGCTGATGTACGAGCAGCCAAACTTCAGAGGCAAGATGATGTACATGAGGCCCGGAGAGTACAAGAGCTTCAGGGAGATGGGCATGAATGGCCAGAGGTTCATGAGCATGAGGCGTATCATGGATTCCT TCAACATGGGCAAG ATCACCTTCTACGAGGAGAAGAACTTCCAGGGTCGTTCCTATGAGTGCATGAGCGACTGCTCTGACATGTCCTCCTACCTGAGCAGGAGCCAGTCCTGCAGGGTGGAGAGCGGCTGCTTCATGGTGTACGACCGCAACAGCTACATGGGAAACCAGTTCTTCATGAAGAGGGGCGAGTACTCCGACTTCATGAACATGATGGGAATGAGCAATGGTATCAGGTCTTGCCGTATGATCCCCATG CACAGAGGCCAGTTCAGGATGAAGATCTATGAGAAGGAGAACTTCGGTGGTCAGAGTCACGAGATGATGGAGGACTGCGATAACATCATGGAGCGTTACCGCATGAACGAGTGCCAGTCCTGCAACGTGATGGACGGTCACTGGCTGATGTACGAGCAGCCCCAGTTCAGAGGCAAGATGATGTACATGAGGCCCGGAGAGTACAAGAACTTCATGGACATGGGCATGAGCGGCATGAAGTTCATGAGCATGAGGCGCATTATGGATATGTGCTAA
- the LOC117466957 gene encoding gamma-crystallin M3-like → MTMGKIIFYEERNFQGRSHECQSDCSDMSSYLSRCHSCRVESGSFMVYDRSNYMGNQYFMKRGEYSDYMSMMGMRDCIKSCRSIPMHRGQFRMKIYEKENFGGQSHEMMDDCENIQERYRMSDCQSCNVMDGHWLMYEQPQFRGKMMYMRPGEYKSFRDMGMSGMKFMSMRRITDM, encoded by the exons ATGACCATGGGAAAG ATCATTTTCTACGAGGAGAGGAACTTCCAGGGTCGTTCCCATGAGTGCCAGAGCGACTGCTCTGACATGTCCTCCTACCTGAGCAGGTGTCACTCCTGCAGGGTGGAGAGCGGCAGCTTCATGGTCTACGATCGTTCCAACTACATGGGAAACCAGTACTTCATGAAGAGGGGCGAGTACTCCGACTACATGAGCATGATGGGAATGAGGGACTGCATCAAGTCTTGCCGTAGTATCCCCATG CACAGAGGCCAGTTCAGGATGAAGATCTATGAGAAGGAGAACTTCGGCGGTCAGAGTCACGAGATGATGGACGACTGCGAAAACATCCAGGAGCGTTACCGCATGTCCGACTGCCAGTCCTGCAACGTGATGGACGGTCACTGGCTGATGTACGAGCAGCCCCAGTTCAGAGGCAAGATGATGTACATGAGGCCCGGAGAGTACAAGAGCTTCAGGGACATGGGCATGAGCGGCATGAAGTTCATGAGCATGAGGCGCATTACTGACATGTAA
- the LOC117466836 gene encoding gamma-crystallin M3-like — protein sequence MSNTSMNMRGKITFYEEKNFQGRSYECMNDCPDMTSYLSRCLSCRVESGCFMVYDRSNYMGNQYFMRRGEYSDYMSMMGMRENIKSCRMIPMHRGQFRMKIYEKENFGGQSNELMDDCDNIQERYRMSDCQSCNVMDGHWLMYEQAHFRGKMMYMRPGEYKNFREMGMSGQRFMSMRRITDSCN from the exons ATGAGCAACACCAGCATGAACATGAGGGGCAAG ATCACCTTCTACGAGGAGAAGAACTTCCAGGGTCGTTCTTATGAGTGCATGAATGACTGCCCTGACATGACCTCCTACCTGAGCAGGTGTCTCTCCTGCAGGGTGGAGAGCGGCTGCTTCATGGTCTACGATCGTTCCAACTACATGGGAAACCAGTACTTCATGAGGAGGGGCGAGTACTCTGACTACATGAGCATGATGGGAATGAGGGAGAACATCAAGTCTTGCCGTATGATCCCCATG CACAGAGGCCAGTTCAGGATGAAGATCTACGAGAAGGAGAACTTCGGTGGTCAGAGTAACGAGCTGATGGACGACTGCGACAACATCCAGGAGCGTTACCGCATGTCCGACTGCCAGTCCTGCAACGTGATGGACGGTCACTGGCTGATGTACGAGCAGGCCCACTTCAGAGGCAAGATGATGTACATGAGGCCCGGAGAGTACAAGAACTTCAGGGAGATGGGCATGAGCGGCCAGAGGTTCATGAGCATGAGGCGCATCACCGATTCCTGCAACTAA
- the LOC117466815 gene encoding gamma-crystallin M2-like — protein MSNTGMNMRGKITFYEEKNFQGRSYECMNDCSDMTSNLSRCQSCRVESGCFMVYDRSNYMGNQCFMKRGEYSDYMSMMGMRDCIKSCRMIPMHRGQYRMKIYEKENFGGQSHEMMEDCDNIMERYRMNECQSCNVMDGHWLMYEQPQFRGKMMYMRPGEYKNFMDMGMSGQRFMSMRRITDSCN, from the exons ATGAGCAACACCGGCATGAACATGAGGGGCAAG ATCACCTTCTACGAGGAGAAGAACTTCCAGGGTCGTTCTTATGAGTGCATGAATGACTGCTCTGACATGACCTCCAACCTGAGCAGGTGCCAGTCCTGCAGGGTGGAGAGCGGCTGCTTCATGGTCTACGATCGTTCCAACTACATGGGAAACCAGTGCTTCATGAAGAGGGGCGAGTACTCCGACTACATGAGCATGATGGGAATGAGGGACTGCATCAAGTCTTGCCGTATGATCCCCATG CACAGAGGCCAGTACAGGATGAAGATCTATGAGAAGGAGAACTTCGGTGGTCAGAGTCACGAGATGATGGAGGACTGTGACAACATCATGGAGCGTTACCGCATGAACGAGTGCCAGTCCTGCAACGTGATGGATGGTCACTGGCTGATGTACGAGCAGCCCCAGTTCAGAGGCAAGATGATGTACATGAGGCCCGGAGAGTACAAGAACTTCATGGACATGGGCATGAGCGGCCAGAGGTTCATGAGCATGAGGCGCATCACCGATTCCTGCAACTAA
- the LOC117466832 gene encoding gamma-crystallin M2-like, whose translation MSNTGMNMRGKITFYEEKNFQGRSYECMNDCSDMTSNLSRCQSCRVESGCFMVYDRSNYMGNQCFMKRGEYSDYMSMMGMRDCIKSCRMIPMHRGQFRMKIYEKENFGGQSHEMMEDCDNIMDHYRMNECQSCNVMDGHWLMYEQPQFRGKMMYMRPGEYKNFMDMGMSGQRFMSMRRITDSCN comes from the exons ATGAGCAACACCGGCATGAACATGAGGGGCAAG ATCACCTTCTACGAGGAGAAGAACTTCCAGGGTCGTTCTTATGAGTGCATGAATGACTGCTCTGACATGACCTCCAACCTGAGCAGGTGCCAGTCCTGCAGGGTGGAGAGCGGCTGCTTCATGGTCTACGATCGTTCCAACTACATGGGAAACCAGTGCTTCATGAAGAGGGGCGAGTACTCCGACTACATGAGCATGATGGGAATGAGGGACTGCATCAAGTCTTGCCGTATGATCCCCATG CACAGAGGCCAGTTCAGGATGAAGATCTATGAGAAGGAGAACTTCGGTGGTCAGAGTCACGAGATGATGGAGGACTGTGACAACATCATGGACCATTACCGCATGAACGAGTGCCAGTCCTGCAACGTGATGGACGGTCACTGGCTGATGTACGAGCAGCCCCAGTTCAGAGGCAAGATGATGTACATGAGGCCCGGAGAGTACAAGAACTTCATGGACATGGGCATGAGCGGCCAGAGGTTCATGAGCATGAGGCGTATCACCGATTCCTGCAACTAA
- the LOC117466817 gene encoding gamma-crystallin M2-like, whose amino-acid sequence MSNTSMNMRGKITFYEEKNFQGRSYECMNDCSDMTSNLSRCQSCRVESGCFMVYDRSNYMGNQCFMKRGEYSDYMSMMGMRDCIKSCRMIPMHRGQFRMKIYEKENFGGQSHEMMEDCDNIMDHYRMNECQSCNVMDGHWLMYEQPQFRGKMMYMRPGEYRNFMDMGMSGQRFMSMRRITDSCN is encoded by the exons ATGAGCAACACCAGCATGAACATGAGGGGCAAG ATCACCTTCTACGAGGAGAAGAACTTCCAGGGTCGTTCTTATGAGTGCATGAATGACTGCTCTGACATGACCTCCAACCTGAGCAGGTGCCAGTCCTGCAGGGTGGAGAGCGGCTGCTTCATGGTCTACGATCGTTCCAACTACATGGGAAACCAGTGCTTCATGAAGAGGGGCGAGTACTCCGACTACATGAGCATGATGGGAATGAGGGACTGCATCAAGTCTTGCCGTATGATCCCCATG CACAGAGGCCAGTTCAGGATGAAGATCTATGAGAAGGAGAACTTCGGTGGTCAGAGTCACGAGATGATGGAGGACTGTGACAACATCATGGACCATTACCGCATGAACGAGTGCCAGTCCTGCAACGTGATGGACGGTCACTGGCTGATGTACGAGCAGCCCCAGTTCAGAGGCAAGATGATGTACATGAGGCCCGGAGAGTACAGGAACTTCATGGACATGGGCATGAGCGGCCAGAGGTTCATGAGCATGAGGCGCATCACCGATTCCTGCAACTAA
- the LOC117466809 gene encoding gamma-crystallin M2-like, which produces MSNTSMNMRGKITFYEEKNFQGRSYECMNDCSDMTSNLSRCQSCRVESGCFMVYDRSNYMGNQCFMKRGEYSDYMSMMGMRDCIKSCRMIPMHRGQFRMKIYEKENFGGQSHEMMEDCDNIMDRYRMNECQSCNVMDGHWLMYEQPQFRGKMMYMRPGEYRNFMDMGMSGQRFMSMRRITDSCN; this is translated from the exons ATGAGCAACACCAGCATGAACATGAGGGGCAAG ATCACCTTCTACGAGGAGAAGAACTTCCAGGGTCGTTCTTATGAGTGCATGAATGACTGCTCTGACATGACCTCCAACCTGAGCAGGTGCCAGTCCTGCAGGGTGGAGAGCGGCTGCTTCATGGTCTACGATCGTTCCAACTACATGGGAAACCAGTGCTTCATGAAGAGGGGCGAGTACTCCGACTACATGAGCATGATGGGAATGAGGGACTGCATCAAGTCTTGCCGTATGATCCCCATG CACAGAGGCCAGTTCAGGATGAAGATCTATGAGAAGGAGAACTTCGGTGGTCAGAGTCACGAGATGATGGAGGACTGTGACAACATCATGGACCGTTACCGCATGAACGAGTGCCAGTCCTGCAACGTGATGGACGGTCACTGGCTGATGTACGAGCAGCCCCAGTTCAGAGGCAAGATGATGTACATGAGGCCCGGAGAGTACAGGAACTTCATGGACATGGGCATGAGCGGCCAGAGGTTCATGAGCATGAGGCGCATCACCGATTCCTGCAACTAA